The nucleotide window TTCTCCTCCTCTGGTTGTTCCTTCTCCTGCTTTAAGTACTCCCGTTCCTGCTTTCAtgacatgcacacacttgcacacacactcTTAATTCCAGGTTCCATGTATGAGAGGGCACacattactttttctttctttctttctttctttctttctttctttctttctttctttccttccttccttccttcctttctttccttccttctttctttcttcctttctttctctctctctttctttctttcttcctttttttcttcctttcttcctccctccctccctccctctctctctctctctcaccaccaTTATGCTCTACTCTATCACTTCCCTGTTCCTTTAGACTTCTTCACACTCCCCAAAAGTCCATTTTCTATTTTACACTATATCAATATACACCCATCCATCAGTTTAAATCTATATTCTCCATTTCAGAGAAAAcatgcagtttttgttttttctaggtCTGGCTTATTTCAGGTATCACAATGATCTCTAATTCTACTTATGTTCTTGCTAATGACACAACTCCAGTCTTCTTTATgtctgaataaaactccattatgtatacatacattttctttatcagttcatctgttgatggatgtATAGTCTTGTTGCAAATCTTAGCTATTATGAGTAGTGTTGCAATAAATATGGCAATGCAGGTATCTCTGTAGCACACTGACATAGTACAGTTTTCAGGTATGTATCTAAGTTTAGTATAATTGATTCTATTTTCAGTATTGGAGGCCATATCCTGTCATGATGTATTTGTAATCTCTGACTGGTACAGTCTAGGTGTTCAGAGCAATGTTATAGGCGTTCTCTGTGGAAAAATTTGCTTCAATATGCAGCCAATAGTAATTATTTTTCAGAAAGTTTCAGTGTAACACGTACTACCCtacttttagaatatttttcatcCACTGGTCTATAATCCTaaataaattttgaagttaaTATAACATTTAATGACAACTTATATCTGAACAGTGCTTAAATTCACTGTTAATTtcccatatattatatatttccaAAACATTGTTAGGAATCATCACCTTAGCCAGATGTTgtgtacacatctttaatcttagaaCTGGgaagcagagttcaaggccagtctggtccttATAGCatgttccaggtcagtcagaatTACATGGTGAGATCCTTCTCCAAAACAAAATTTGTCACTTCATACTTGGTTCTTCTCCAATTGTGAACAGAGTTCCGTGACCTGAGAAGAAAATGCTAAGTAGGGCCATAAGAATGAACTCATTCTTTCCATAGGATGCAAACAACAGTGAGATGCTGTTACAATCATTTTGAATTTGACAGATGACTTTGCATTTCAAGAAGTGATTCAGAACTGACTATGAAAATGTCCTTTTATCTTCTGGCTATTTGTTATAATTTattcagattttgtttttaaaaaaattcaactcTGTAAAAAGGGAGAGACAAATAGAGATAGATACATACAAGGTTGTTGTACTCGAGATTTCCTGAGATTCAATCTTAAGTCTGTTTAAGGGATGTCACAACATGAAACCAGTATTCATGTAAGAATGAAAGATAATGATCTTGTATTCCTTTATCTTAGAAAGTGAAAACTTTTCTTCAGATCTGTCCATGCTGTTAACAGTTTCTTCCTTTTAGCATAGTCTTGACTTTACGAAGCACCCTCACAGATGCCTGTCTTAGTTTACTGTTCCCCAGGATTAGGATAAATGAATGGCTTGAGGGATAGATCAGAGCTATCAACTCACCCCAAATTACAGCTAATTCACTCTCTGGCATAAAGTAGCTTGAGGTGGCTATGAGAAAGGCCAGACAGTAGGCAACAAATAGGACAAGGAAGGAAATTACTGCTTTCATGGCTCTGATGTGAGCTGTTGTACTGGGGTCTTTGTACCCTGATGCAGTGAGCTGCATTTTCCGGGTGTGTCTCCACAGGGAGAGGATCAGGAGGAGAAATGAgaccagagacacagaaaagggGAACAGCATGACCAGGTTGAGATTTACCTTGGCAGAAGCATGTCCAGCTTTATTGACTTTGCATCTCAAAGTAGAGtttattctctcctttttcttgacaCAGCGTCTGAAATCATCATTCAAATTCTCAGTGGCTGGAAGGCtaaaacacagagagaggacCAAACATGCCAGTAGACTCCTAAGAAGTAGCTTGTCAATTCTCCACTTTATCCAGAGGAAAAGAGGATGGAAGAAGTTTGCTAccttgaagaaatagaaaatgctgAGGCAGGTGGCAAACCAGACACTTAAATGGTTGGTGAGTGTCCAGAAGAAGTCAATGATCCTCATTTCCTTACCTCTGTTGTAGGTGTCTGGATACTGCACCAATATAACACAATCTAATAGGATTATACACTGCAGACAAATTCTGGACATGGCCAGACTTGTGAGAATTGAATCAATACAGGCAATCTTCTTACTCTTGACCCATCCCATAAAGTTGACCAATGCAATGAATGCATTTCCTAAGATCCCTACCAAGGCCTCCCCAACAGCTACAAGCATTAAGGCAATATCCACTTTGTATGACATTTTACGAAGAGAAATATCCAATTAGTTCTTTGTTGACTTGATGTAGTTTAGTCTCTACACTTGGTGGTTTAGACTTTGCTGGCCTTGTCTTTACCTCTTTAAGTTGTAGTCTGTCTTGTGATGAAGACTGGAACTATACATGAAGACTGTAGGGTAGTTTACCTAACCTCAATTAGTCTGATAAACAGCGTGTTTGGTGATCCTTAGTCTGGGTATTGTGTGTTCGTGTTTATCTTCCCAGGAGGTCATTCTTTTCTACACACAGTTAATTTAGGCTGGGCTATTGTTTGCTAAGATGCAAATTGACCCAATTCCTTTCCATGGTCCAATGCTATTTATCTGAAGCTAAGTTTTACAAAATTGGCATTCAGTAATCATATTAGTAACCCCAACAAAGctgctatattgaataaataaaatgtagggCACTCaactaaatttgaatttcagataaacaataaacattttaaaaaagaatattttagaaCTTAGAATGTAGCAAATGATCAAAGCTTTTAGGAAGTACTGAAGCTAAATTTAGTTGGGTGTTCTGTGTCATATTAGGTAACCTAATCCTCAAGATTTTTCTAGCAATTAGAAAATTGGTAGCAGCTGAAATATATGGAGGACTCCCATCTTGGTGGATAATCATGATGTTTATTATTAAGGAATTTAAAATTTGGCTTCACATTGAGAAATGGACAATTTaaggacatttaaggaactaACTCTCCCTATAGCTTAGCCTCTAATTCTTTAAGTTTGTTATTTGTGTTATACAGTACAGTTGAATGATGTAgtgcttctcttctctcctcttccttttccttttttatggaaAAAACAATAAATTGTACATCATTAAATATTAAACTTCTATTTTTTGAAATGcactgtaaagaaaaagaaaagataagccACAAGATCAATAGAAAACATTCTTATAAACATGTATATCATAAAAGGCTTACATCTGGAATATTAAGGAATTCTGAAAATGCAATAAATAGTAAATACCTCTACTAATTAGATAAAAGATTTAAACATTCCACTGGTGACATTTCTTTGTCACAGAGAGATATGAACATCATATAAGCACAGGAAAAGTTACTTGGAGCCATTGTTAGTCATCGGAAAAACAAATTAGCACTGTGGTAGCATACCATGGCACATCTATCAGACTGACTTCAGTGAACGCAAACGGGAACAAAACCACAATAAAGCCAAGTGTCGAAAGCAGCTAAACCACGAAGCTTTCACCTGTGTCTCATTATGTGATCACTGCAACATGTTTCCTAAGAAACAGTGATGATGGTGAGGAAGGCAGTTCCTTAAAAAGCTAAACGTGTGACTTAGACATCCCAGTCCTGGAGTTTATCCACCAGCTGTAAAGAGGTATGTCTATAAATCTGACGATAATTGAGTGGTTATGGTATATGTCATAATTTTCAATCCTGAAAACAGACCAGACATCATTATTCAGTGCATGGACAAATTGTATCCATAAATATTAtttggtgtagcatgaatcttaaaggtacttattaattaaatcaaacctgaggtcagttattggggtgaatgctggaagatcagagaagcaaaacaagccacagcttcctcacctcaccagttcctcagctggtcttgtttcttcagactgcaagcttctgagtcctcatctaaatgaatctcagctgaactgtgctgctccaaaacctaaaagcttaaccagccaaaagcttctagtttctgtgcttcacaccttatgtatctttctccttctgtcatcactccctgggattaaaggctcaccttcagggattaaaggtgtgtgtctccaaacctggctgtttccaatgtggccttgaatttacagagatccagagggatttctgtctctggaatgctaggattaaaggcatgtgctaccactgcctatcctcatgtttaatattgtggtcgtcctgttctctgtccccagataagtttatttagcctgcacaatatttcagggaatacaataccaccacatttcccctgtttttaatacaagaaaaatcatattcaataagtatatacaatgtacatagtcaagatttacattaacaatgtctagtccattaacatttgacagattcagataaacaactccattaatacataacaatgtccagtccagtaacatttgataaactcagacaaaaaatttcattacttattctatttaaaacaagtagccgggcggtggtggcgcatgcctgtaatcccagcacttgggaggcagagccaggcggatctctgtgagttcgaggccagcctggtctacagagcaagatccagtaaaggcacaaagagaaaccctttcgcgaaaaacaaaacaaaacaacaaacaagcaaacaaacaaaaaaccaagtagttcctttttaaaagtagattcaaaaattgatcttttttttcttatattcaaaTTGtcatttaaaaggaagaaatgattgaGACATCTAACATGGATCAATCTTAAAAGCATTGTAATAACTGAAAATCAGACCAAGAACTCAGTGACAGCCACAGAATGATAATATTTACAGTTTAGTGGACTACTGAACTATAATTATACCTGCTTGTGAAAAATTCCCAAGAATACTTTAACTGCTAAAATTTTCTTGGGTAAATTGGTCTTTGGTCACTCCAACCAACCATAAATTCTTAGAGTAAAAGGATCTCAGGGCCAGTCATAAATTCCACTCCAGTGTGTCCCTGGTTATGGGAACTGCTTGACCACTGAACTATTTCTCTGCTTCTGTAAACAATGCTTGCTTGCTGCAGATGTTCACAGCTGCCTTTCTGTATACATCACAATTGTGGTGTTTACCTTTAAAAATTGGAGGTGGTAGCTACTTCCCACTGCTCTGTCTGGAACAGCCCTACTGGAGGTAAACAAAGACTATATGACTTATTTAGGCATCTCAAGAGTTTCTCTATTCAGGtactccataaaaaaaaaatgtccagatGAACGGTGTGCAGGGTGTAACACATTCCTCTTAGACCTCACATTCATGATTTTCATCTGTGGAAGAAAAGTTAAATTTTACTTGAGACTAAACTAAGAAGACTAAAGCAGATTCACCATAATATGTTTAGAATAAAATTTATGGAATAAAATTTATGAGGAACATGTGAATCTCTCAATAATTTGAACTTTGAGCCCCTTACTAAAGTTAATCACAGTTAATCTCTTgagaaaaaattgttttaaatgtgaAACAATATTCCACTGAGACTTAACAAATTGTTTAAATTGTAATTGAATTATACCAACATATATAAATTGAGTTAATTAGAACATGCTTTTAGAATTACTGGAAAGGGAATATGTTTAATACTCTTAGCAATGCATGCATATGAGAGATactgttactttttctttttctcctttttattgaaaatagattgtttttctcacataatataatCTGGTTATGATatttctctctctactcctcccagtttctccccacctcccctcccacctggatccactccctttctgtctctcattagaaaacaaaaggcttctaaaggataataataaaataaaataagattaaaaatacatagcatgtcaaaataagacaaaacaaacagagggaAAAGATCTCTAGAGAGGGCATAAAAGACAGAGACTCACTCATTTGCACTCTCAggaataaaaacactaaactggaagccataacatatacacaaaggacctggagCAGACCCCTGCAGGTCCATTGCATGCTACCtctacctcagtctctgtgagttcacatgtgcgtTGATCATGCTAAtctagagggccttgttttcttggtgtcttccttCCCCTATGCCTCTTATATTCTTTTTGTATCCTCTTCCCCAGAGTTCCCTGAGTGTTCAGGGATGTGGTAAAGATACCACATTTAAGAATGAGTGTTCCCCACATGCCTACCCAGAGGGTAGACAGCAAGAAGCCAAGAACAGCCAGAGATGTACATGCTCTTGGCCACCTGGAACAGTTTGTGCTGGGTGgatgagaagaagccagaggtcttgcAGCACCAAGTGGTCAGGCACCCAAAACAGGCTGATGTGGGAAGCTTGCTTGCCATACAGGGACATAGTGTTGTCTggtcctgggctgctgccaagggccctGTCTGGATCTGAGGCCCTACAGCAGGCAGGGTTTGTGTTGATGAACATGGCACCTAATATCATCAAGCAGCACATAGATGTCCAGCATCTGGGCCCCTATCTGGGACCATGTTGGGTCCCAATGGCCACCTAGCAACTGGGGTGATGCCCATCTGAGTGTCCTGTGCTCCCACCCCAGGGCCATGGTGGCATATGTGCTAGGCTGCTTTCAAGGACCCTGTCTGGGTCCATGTTCCTACAGCActtggggtctgtgatgatgttcATGGCCTCTGTCACCACCAAGGGCCACACAGATGCCTGGGTTCCAGATCACCACCTGTGGCCATGCTGAAGACCGAAGGACATGCTGAGGCTTGGGCCATGACAGTCTGGGTGATCTATACCACCAGTGACCATAATGTTGACTGAGCCTGAACTGCAACCAGGGGTCATGTCTCAGTCTGTGGCACTACTGCAGCCAGGGTATGCATCAATGTCAGTGGCTGCTATTACCACCGAAGACTGTGCAGATGCCCAGGGCATGGGCTaacacctgaggccatgttggggCCCAAGGGTCACACAGTCACCAGGGCCATACAGATTGGGATGgactgtgctgccacctgggatGTCTGGGTCCGGGTTACAACCGAGGAGACACATATCAATACAGTCCCTGGATGCAGTATGACCATGCCAACCTCAGTGGCCTGGGTTGTGACCTATGGCTATGGTTTCATCCAGGCCCAGACTACTGCTGAGGGCCaggtctgggtccatggtcccaCTGCAGCCAGGGACTCTGTCAATGTCCAAGGCTCTGGTTATCACCAAAGTAATATCCAGATACCATCTGAGTCCATCTTTGATGACTGAGGGTTATGCTGTCACTGCAGCCACGCAGATCAGGGTGGCCTGTGATGACACTGAAGCCATATTGATGCCAGTCCAGAGCTGGGGCTGGTGGCCATTTCTGGGCTGGTGGCcatttctgggtctgtggccctgatGTAGCTATAGTCTATGTTGAGGTTGATTGTTCCTGTTGCCATCAGGGCTGAGAAACTGCTGGGGGTCTGAACTGCCACATGGGGCCAGGTTGGAGCCCAGGGACCATGCTATTGCTGGGCCCATGCAGATCTGAGAGGCCTGCACAGCCATCTGAGGTCGTGATGACATCTGATCCCAAGCTGCTGCCAATGACCacgtctgggtctgtggtccttcagcagctggggtctgtgtggaTGTCTGTTGCTTGTTGCCACTGGAGCCCATGCAAACCATGTGTTGAAGCACGAGGGCCCTGCTTAGCTGGTCCCGCTTCTCACCAGCCCAGAGTGACCTGCCTCCTCAACAGGAGAGCTGACTCTAAACCTGCCTGGCCCTGGGATAACGGACCCTGATGTCTGGGAAAGGTGGTCTACTCAACAAGAGAGCTGGCCCCCACATTTGGGAAAGCATGTCCTACCCCTcagcctgggagagctggctctgcccctcacctgagaGGAATGACCtcagtggcctggactgacccACTCAGCTGTCACATAGGTACACATCCAGGGCTTGGAGTTGGCACACCCCAACATCTATCCCAtatatgacctgctggagtgtgaGGGACTGATCCTGAGGAgccatagctgcaggatctccatgacttggagcaacagcaggatatcgGAGAGGAATGTAGGTGAGGGTCCATTATTGATGGTGTGTCAAAGtcagaggacttgaatttgatcaATAACTCAtgacacaatgaacatttgcaagtgaaATGGTTTGGACAAGAGGGTGTAGTACATAATATAgagcagctcccaatgccactgagatgaatgaagaggtgatggaaacatgggaaagatggaggagtgatgtgtttttcttttaaataccatttatttttattttattttttcttttttggctttccTTTGGATGGGGAGGGGGCACTATAGGAGTGAGGGGTAGATacagagggactggga belongs to Onychomys torridus chromosome 3, mOncTor1.1, whole genome shotgun sequence and includes:
- the LOC118580311 gene encoding taste receptor type 2 member 7 encodes the protein MSYKVDIALMLVAVGEALVGILGNAFIALVNFMGWVKSKKIACIDSILTSLAMSRICLQCIILLDCVILVQYPDTYNRGKEMRIIDFFWTLTNHLSVWFATCLSIFYFFKVANFFHPLFLWIKWRIDKLLLRSLLACLVLSLCFSLPATENLNDDFRRCVKKKERINSTLRCKVNKAGHASAKVNLNLVMLFPFSVSLVSFLLLILSLWRHTRKMQLTASGYKDPSTTAHIRAMKAVISFLVLFVAYCLAFLIATSSYFMPESELAVIWGELIALIYPSSHSFILILGNSKLRQASVRVLRKVKTMLKGRNC